A stretch of Lactuca sativa cultivar Salinas chromosome 6, Lsat_Salinas_v11, whole genome shotgun sequence DNA encodes these proteins:
- the LOC111900012 gene encoding 40S ribosomal protein S15a-5 — protein MGRRILNDALRTMVNAEKRGFASAQLQPISNVISSFLTIMKQRGYVKNFEVYDPHRVGKIKVELLGRIKDCRAITYRQDIKAHEIENYRLRTLPTQQWGYVVITTPNGVLDHEEAIRQNVGGQVLGYFY, from the exons atggGGAGGAGGATACTGAACGACGCTTTGAGGACGATGGTTAATGCCGAGAAGAGAGGTTTTGCATCCGCTCAGCTTCAACCCATCTCCAATGTCATCTCTTCTTTTCTCACCATCATGAAACAACGAG GGTATGTCAAGAATTTCGAAGTGTATGATCCTCATAGAGTAGGAAAAATAAAGGTTGAACTACTGGGTAGGATTAAAGATTGTCGAGCAATTACATACAGACAAGACATCAAAGCTCATGAAATAGAGAATTACAGACTGCGTACACTTCCAACACAGCAG TGGGGGTATGTGGTGATAACGACTCCAAATGGTGTATTGGATCATGAAGAAGCAATTCGACAGAATGTTGGGGGTCAAGTTTTGGGTTACTTTTATTGA
- the LOC111900032 gene encoding protein SRC2, which translates to MDYRTFDLTLISANDLKKAFLFGKSDVYAVAYISGTAGNQMLRTPIDKNGGSNPTWNCPMKFTLDFAAILQNRLRLIVEIKAVGMFGDKHLGEVHFKFMENCGSNSEQMFVNPRVISPSGKKKGYLNVTYRVGEKISGNSLETLTGYPSRMVVGSCPAYQPPVAEYAYLHQQQPGYGGYPLPPPPGYGGYPPQMGYGYPAGSSAAFTLSLYITCISLFVSMFILLYV; encoded by the coding sequence ATGGATTACAGAACCTTTGACCTGACACTCATCTCCGCAAACGACCTCAAAAAAGCCTTCCTCTTCGGAAAATCAGATGTCTACGCCGTCGCTTATATCTCTGGTACTGCCGGCAATCAAATGCTTAGAACCCCCATTGACAAAAACGGAGGTTCAAACCCAACCTGGAATTGTCCCATGAAGTTTACTCTCGATTTCGCAGCCATCTTACAGAATCGCCTGAGACTCATCGTCGAGATTAAGGCTGTCGGAATGTTCGGTGATAAGCATTTGGGAGAAGTTCACTTCAAGTTCATGGAGAATTGCGGATCGAATTCGGAGCAGATGTTTGTTAATCCTCGGGTGATAAGCCCCTCCGGGAAGAAGAAAGGCTATCTTAATGTCACCTATCGCGTCGGGGAAAAAATCTCCGGTAACTCGTTGGAGACCTTAACGGGTTACCCTTCCAGGATGGTGGTTGGATCATGTCCCGCCTATCAGCCTCCTGTTGCTGAATATGCGTACCTGCACCAGCAGCAACCGGGTTATGGTGGTTACCCTCTGCCACCACCGCCGGGGTACGGTGGATATCCTCCACAGATGGGATACGGGTATCCGGCAGGCAGTTCAGCAGCCTTTACTTTAAGTTTATACATTACCTGCATTAGTTTGTTTGTTTCCATGTTCATTTTGCTGTAtgtttaa
- the LOC111900013 gene encoding protein SRC2, with amino-acid sequence MEYRTLDLTLVSAKGIKKASLIGKPDVCAVVYISGARSNQKLRTPVDKDGGSDPTWNFPLSFTVDEAAGLQNRLTLVVKIKAVGIFSDKNLGEVRVPIKELLEGVSNEGKTQQLVSYQVRTKSGKTKGFLSFSYKFGEKFSGKAEEPVTAYPPGMAVGSSSAYAQPYGAAAGGYYQPPATGYPHQPQTGYAYQHQQQPGYGGYPPPPPPGYGGYPPQQGYGNPAVQQPPKKSKFGMGLGAGLLGGALGGLLIGDIVSDAADGGGCGGDGGGCGGGCGGF; translated from the coding sequence ATGGAATACAGAACCTTAGACCTCACTCTCGTCTCCGCAAAGGGTATCAAGAAAGCCTCTCTCATCGGAAAACCAGATGTCTGCGCCGTCGTTTACATCTCCGGCGCCCGAAGCAACCAAAAGCTTAGAACCCCTGTTGACAAAGACGGAGGTTCCGACCCTACCTGGAATTTCCCCTTGAGTTTTACTGTCGATGAAGCTGCCGGATTACAGAACCGACTGACGCTCGTCGTCAAGATCAAGGCTGTGGGGATTTTCAGCGATAAGAATCTCGGAGAAGTTCGCGTGCCGATTAAAGAGCTTTTGGAAGGTGTATCGAATGAAGGGAAGACGCAGCAGCTTGTTAGTTATCAGGTGAGGACGAAGTCCGGGAAGACGAAAGGGTTTCTcagtttttcttataaatttgggGAAAAGTTTTCCGGTAAGGCGGAGGAGCCCGTCACGGCTTATCCTCCCGGGATGGCGGTTGGATCAAGTTCAGCGTATGCACAGCCGTATGGGGCGGCGGCAGGTGGGTATTACCAGCCTCCTGCTACTGGTTACCCTCATCAGCCACAGACTGGATATGCGTACCAGCACCAGCAACAACCGGGTTATGGTGGTTATCCTCCGCCACCACCGCCGGGTTACGGTGGATATCCTCCGCAACAGGGGTACGGGAATCCGGCGGTTCAGCAGCCTCCAAAGAAGAGCAAATTTGGTATGGGGTTGGGAGCCGGTTTGCTAGGTGGTGCACTGGGTGGACTGTTGATCGGCGATATTGTGTCGGATGCTGCTGATGGCGGTGGATGTGGTGGTGACGGAGGCGGATGTGGCGGTGGCTGCGGCGGCTTTTAA